In one Chitinophaga sancti genomic region, the following are encoded:
- a CDS encoding efflux RND transporter permease subunit: MWQRLAGFVLKFRLPLLIALLAATAVMGYFASKVQLSYESNKAIPTDNPKYQEYLEFTKLFGQDGNMVVLGVQSDSFFNVGFFNDYVQLNNDLKKVQYVENVLSVPVAINLLKNDSTRKLAAQPLFKGDIKNQVVLDSLSNVFQNLPFYKGLLYNPDTHAYLMMISVNKQVMATKGRTKVVNDIMKLGDDFGAKHHTQVRMSGLPLIRTIMAVMVANEMKMFLVLSFVLTALILFVFFRSLGSVLMSMVVVAMGVVWSVATIVLLGYKITLLTALIPPLIVVIGIPNCVYFLNKYHTEYAKDQNKTRALVHMIQRMGIVTLFTNLTAAIGFGVFCFTKSSLLKEFGIVAGLNIMLIFLISFIFLPAVLSYLPAPKMQHTSYMNNRFFRAFLDGLNALVFKYRPIVYIGTAIMIIVAVTGMLRLKSEGFMLDDVPKEDRLYLDLKFFEHNFKGIMPLEIAVDTKKKNGVINLQTLDKLDQLSKLFAVQQDFAQPLSVVQGIKFAKQAYYNGDSTNYAVPNSFDIGFLAPYLRMKNTGNTSKEAAMFTKLVSNFMDSTRQVARVSVNMADVGSRRLPILLDSLKPKVNEIFDTAHYDVKYTGSTVIFLEGSRFIIDGLMESILLAFILIIFCMLYLFRSFKMLIISLIPNIIPLALTAGVMGWAGVPLKPSTVLVFSVALGIAIDVTIRFLVNFKQELPHHNLDISATVKQTIHETGLSIVYTSLILFAGFMIFAFSQFGGTKALGWLTSLTLMLAMITNLTILPALLLWMEKGLIKKAQKKQLWNTLDDEEDVEMSKLGLKDREEGNK; this comes from the coding sequence ATGTGGCAACGCTTAGCGGGTTTCGTACTAAAATTCAGGCTCCCACTGCTGATAGCATTATTAGCAGCTACCGCAGTAATGGGATATTTCGCCAGCAAGGTTCAATTATCTTATGAGTCCAACAAAGCCATTCCTACTGACAATCCGAAGTACCAGGAATACCTGGAGTTCACAAAGCTTTTTGGTCAGGATGGAAACATGGTTGTATTGGGTGTTCAATCTGACAGCTTCTTTAATGTCGGATTTTTCAATGATTACGTACAGCTCAACAATGACCTCAAGAAAGTTCAATACGTAGAGAATGTATTGAGTGTTCCTGTTGCCATCAATCTGTTGAAAAATGACAGTACCCGCAAACTGGCAGCACAGCCTTTATTCAAAGGTGATATCAAAAATCAGGTGGTGCTGGATAGCCTGAGCAATGTATTTCAGAACCTGCCTTTTTATAAAGGGCTGTTGTACAATCCTGATACACACGCTTATCTCATGATGATCAGTGTGAACAAGCAGGTGATGGCAACAAAGGGTCGTACCAAGGTCGTGAACGACATCATGAAACTTGGTGATGATTTCGGTGCAAAACATCATACGCAGGTACGCATGAGTGGTTTGCCACTGATCCGTACAATCATGGCAGTGATGGTGGCTAATGAAATGAAGATGTTCCTCGTGTTGTCATTTGTGTTGACAGCATTAATCCTCTTCGTGTTCTTCCGCTCCCTGGGCTCAGTGCTCATGTCTATGGTGGTTGTAGCAATGGGTGTGGTTTGGTCAGTAGCTACCATCGTATTGTTAGGATACAAGATTACGTTGCTCACAGCCCTGATTCCGCCATTAATAGTGGTGATAGGGATACCGAACTGTGTATACTTCCTCAATAAATATCATACAGAATACGCGAAGGATCAGAACAAGACCAGGGCACTGGTGCACATGATTCAGCGTATGGGTATTGTGACCTTGTTCACAAACCTGACAGCAGCCATTGGTTTCGGTGTATTCTGCTTTACCAAGAGTTCTTTGTTGAAAGAGTTTGGTATCGTAGCAGGTCTGAATATCATGCTGATCTTTTTGATCTCCTTTATCTTCCTGCCTGCTGTACTTAGCTATCTGCCGGCACCAAAGATGCAGCATACCAGCTACATGAACAACCGCTTCTTCCGCGCGTTCCTCGATGGGCTGAATGCATTGGTATTTAAGTACAGACCAATAGTATATATCGGTACAGCAATAATGATAATTGTAGCTGTTACGGGCATGCTTCGTTTGAAGTCAGAAGGCTTTATGCTGGATGATGTTCCGAAGGAAGACAGGTTATACCTGGATCTGAAATTCTTTGAGCATAATTTCAAAGGTATAATGCCGCTGGAAATTGCGGTAGATACAAAGAAAAAGAATGGTGTAATCAACCTGCAAACCCTGGATAAACTGGATCAGTTATCTAAGTTGTTTGCAGTACAACAGGATTTTGCACAACCACTGTCAGTAGTGCAGGGTATTAAGTTTGCAAAGCAGGCTTATTACAATGGAGACAGCACAAACTATGCGGTGCCAAATTCATTTGATATTGGTTTCCTGGCACCTTATCTGCGTATGAAGAACACGGGTAATACGAGCAAGGAAGCAGCGATGTTTACCAAGCTTGTATCAAACTTTATGGATAGCACCCGTCAGGTAGCGAGAGTAAGTGTGAATATGGCTGACGTAGGTTCCCGTCGTTTACCGATTCTCCTGGATTCATTGAAACCGAAGGTGAATGAAATATTCGATACAGCACATTATGACGTAAAATATACAGGCAGTACAGTGATCTTCCTGGAAGGCAGCCGTTTCATCATCGATGGATTGATGGAAAGTATTCTGCTTGCTTTTATCCTGATCATCTTCTGTATGTTGTATTTGTTCCGTTCATTCAAGATGCTGATCATATCACTGATCCCGAATATCATTCCGCTGGCGCTGACAGCAGGTGTGATGGGCTGGGCTGGTGTACCACTCAAGCCATCTACAGTACTGGTATTTAGTGTTGCATTAGGTATTGCGATAGATGTAACGATCCGTTTCCTGGTGAACTTCAAACAGGAGTTGCCGCATCATAACCTGGATATTTCTGCAACAGTAAAACAGACGATTCATGAAACAGGTTTGAGTATAGTATATACCTCCCTGATCCTTTTTGCAGGTTTCATGATCTTTGCGTTCTCTCAGTTTGGGGGTACTAAAGCGCTGGGTTGGCTCACATCGCTGACATTGATGCTGGCGATGATTACGAACTTAACAATTTTGCCTGCTTTGTTGTTATGGATGGAGAAGGGGCTGATTAAAAAAGCACAGAAGAAACAGTTGTGGAATACACTGGATGATGAAGAAGATGTAGAGATGTCAAAACTGGGATTAAAAGACCGGGAAGAAGGCAACAAATAA
- the porZ gene encoding type IX secretion system anionic LPS delivery protein PorZ: MYRFLLSLCLFCLGSLLLPAQTLIGQWQSWLPSLPAIAVAQQGDKVYCATSSGLFSVTTGTEQDITRYSKVNGLHDIGISAISSNANGVLIAYRNSNLDFLSGNNSYNLPDLFRKQTAEDKTIFRIYAGGTNAYLCTGLGVVVVNTLVPEIAATYALGPVYGFTVLNNQLYAATTKGVQTSPMTGSNPADYRNWSPAGQLNDTVSDIVSFNGQLICMQGANLYVLQNNAWMPYYSGASNIAAQGDYLCVSNDTSIVFIGKDGSVSAPVKNALLKTIRQTTGDNQYTWVADSLSGLLQYNGQQFSTISLNGPASILRGQLLFTNNTLYAPAGGVSDSWTANNNTGNYYTYTNGDWQRYADSLHHDIMVMAPDPAGNGMYAGSFGGGLIHIASDGTRTYDLQNQKISGLTTDASGNLWIAVYGATYNLVCKKPDGTYLTFRSSYAQSGNAISQLIADDAGQIWIVSPQSNGVFVFNTLGNQWTQYRQGSGQGNLPSNDVYCMAKDKNGSFWVGTGTGIGIIPCNTCDAVWPVIQQDNFAGYLFQDEQVTAIAVDGANRKWVGTHKGVWLVSDDGTGIVENFTTDNSPLPGNRIYSICIDPNTGEVYFATDQGLMSYRGTATEGKTMSKDSVLVFPNPVSHNYSGNIAISGLAENTLVKITDLSGRVVLQTRTKGGLALWNGLDYTGHRPQTGVYLVFASNATLGEHLVTKIVFIN; this comes from the coding sequence ATGTACCGGTTCCTGCTTTCCCTATGTCTTTTCTGCCTCGGTTCGCTGTTATTACCAGCACAAACCCTTATCGGACAATGGCAGTCATGGCTGCCATCGCTGCCCGCTATCGCTGTTGCCCAACAGGGAGACAAGGTATATTGTGCAACCAGTTCCGGCTTGTTTTCCGTGACCACAGGCACAGAACAGGACATCACCCGATACAGTAAAGTCAACGGTCTTCATGATATTGGCATTAGTGCCATCAGCAGTAATGCAAATGGTGTGCTAATTGCCTATCGCAACAGCAACCTCGATTTTCTAAGTGGCAATAATAGCTATAACCTGCCCGACCTCTTTAGAAAACAAACTGCTGAGGATAAAACCATCTTTCGCATCTATGCCGGAGGTACTAACGCCTATCTCTGTACCGGACTGGGAGTTGTAGTGGTGAATACCCTGGTACCTGAAATCGCTGCAACCTACGCGCTTGGCCCGGTATATGGTTTTACGGTTCTGAACAATCAGCTGTATGCCGCCACCACAAAGGGCGTGCAGACTTCGCCAATGACCGGTAGTAATCCTGCTGATTACAGGAACTGGTCGCCGGCAGGACAACTGAATGATACAGTATCCGATATTGTCAGCTTTAACGGACAATTGATCTGCATGCAGGGTGCGAACTTATATGTGCTGCAAAATAATGCCTGGATGCCTTACTATTCCGGCGCTTCCAACATCGCTGCACAAGGTGACTACCTATGCGTTTCTAATGATACCAGTATCGTTTTTATTGGGAAAGACGGGAGTGTAAGCGCCCCCGTTAAGAATGCCTTATTAAAGACGATCCGTCAAACAACAGGAGATAACCAATATACATGGGTAGCCGACTCCCTCTCCGGCCTGCTGCAATATAATGGGCAGCAGTTTTCTACCATCAGCCTGAATGGCCCGGCCAGCATACTGAGGGGGCAGTTGCTTTTTACTAATAATACGCTGTATGCCCCTGCGGGTGGGGTGTCTGATAGCTGGACTGCCAACAATAATACGGGGAATTATTACACCTATACGAATGGCGACTGGCAACGTTATGCAGATAGCCTGCACCACGACATAATGGTGATGGCACCTGATCCTGCCGGCAATGGTATGTATGCAGGTTCCTTTGGTGGCGGACTTATACATATAGCCAGCGATGGTACCCGTACCTATGATCTGCAAAACCAGAAAATAAGCGGGTTGACCACCGATGCCTCCGGCAATCTCTGGATAGCCGTTTATGGTGCTACCTATAACCTGGTGTGTAAAAAGCCGGATGGTACTTACCTCACTTTTCGCAGTAGCTATGCGCAAAGCGGCAATGCCATCAGCCAGCTGATTGCTGATGATGCCGGGCAAATATGGATCGTATCTCCCCAAAGCAATGGTGTTTTTGTATTTAACACATTAGGCAACCAATGGACGCAATACCGGCAGGGGAGCGGACAGGGCAACCTCCCATCCAACGATGTATACTGTATGGCAAAAGATAAGAATGGTAGTTTCTGGGTAGGCACGGGAACCGGTATCGGTATCATTCCCTGCAATACCTGTGATGCTGTATGGCCTGTTATCCAGCAGGACAATTTTGCCGGCTATCTATTCCAGGATGAACAGGTAACCGCTATTGCTGTAGATGGGGCTAACCGCAAATGGGTCGGCACACATAAGGGGGTATGGCTTGTGAGTGATGATGGTACCGGCATTGTTGAGAACTTTACGACCGATAACAGCCCTTTGCCTGGCAACCGGATCTATAGCATATGCATCGATCCGAATACCGGAGAGGTATATTTTGCAACCGATCAGGGTCTGATGTCCTACAGAGGTACTGCAACGGAGGGGAAAACGATGAGCAAGGATTCTGTGCTGGTATTTCCTAATCCTGTCAGTCATAATTATAGTGGAAATATAGCCATCAGTGGCCTGGCGGAGAATACCCTGGTAAAGATTACCGACTTAAGCGGCCGGGTGGTATTACAAACGAGGACCAAAGGTGGACTTGCACTATGGAATGGCTTAGATTATACAGGTCACCGGCCTCAGACCGGGGTATACCTCGTGTTTGCTTCTAATGCTACTCTGGGTGAACATCTTGTAACAAAAATAGTGTTTATTAATTAG
- the recO gene encoding DNA repair protein RecO — translation MLHKTRGIVLRTVKYGETSAIVTIFTELFGIQSYMVNGVRSSKPKAKGNLFQPGNILELVVYHYEQKTIQRISEFKLGYIYTSLHFNIVKNTVALYVIELLQKSLKQPEQHLELYYFAETALAALDQAPLGIAANIPLYFTLKLAEQLGFRLNGRFSEYAPFLDLQEGSFTDLPPHHNNYLDATNSEITDRLFQCHAWEQLGEVVMNKDKRRRLLYAYLDFFKLHMPDFQEMNSPPILHEILD, via the coding sequence ATGTTACACAAAACACGCGGTATAGTCCTCAGAACGGTTAAGTATGGCGAAACCAGCGCCATCGTTACGATTTTCACAGAGCTGTTCGGTATCCAGTCTTACATGGTCAACGGGGTTCGTTCTTCGAAGCCCAAAGCCAAGGGCAACCTGTTTCAACCAGGTAATATTCTGGAGCTTGTGGTGTATCATTATGAGCAAAAAACTATTCAGCGGATCTCCGAATTCAAGCTGGGTTACATCTACACTTCCCTGCACTTCAATATTGTCAAAAACACGGTAGCGCTTTACGTTATCGAGTTATTGCAGAAAAGCCTGAAACAACCGGAGCAGCACCTGGAACTCTATTACTTTGCTGAAACAGCACTGGCAGCCCTCGATCAGGCACCACTGGGTATAGCAGCGAATATCCCTTTGTATTTTACTTTGAAACTGGCAGAGCAACTGGGTTTCCGCCTGAACGGAAGGTTTTCTGAATACGCGCCTTTCCTCGATCTGCAGGAAGGTTCTTTTACAGACCTGCCTCCACATCATAACAATTACCTGGATGCTACGAACAGTGAGATCACAGATCGCCTGTTCCAGTGCCATGCATGGGAACAGCTGGGTGAGGTCGTGATGAATAAAGATAAAAGGAGGAGATTACTGTATGCCTACCTGGACTTTTTCAAGCTGCATATGCCGGACTTTCAGGAAATGAATTCCCCGCCTATTTTGCACGAGATTCTTGATTAA